The genomic region CCTCGACATGGTGGGTCAGATTGCGGGCTGCAATCAGAAGGACGCCTCGCGCATGATCATCCTCGGCCTCAAGGACATGGCCGGCATCTGCTCGCCCTCCTTCATCGCAAGCCTCACCACCGCCATCAGGAAGCGCTGGCCCGACCTTGTGCTCCACTATCACCGCCACGCCACCGACGGCCTGTTCATCCCGGCCGTGGGCGCGGCCGCCAAGGCCGGCGTGCAGATCGTGGATACGGGCCTCGGCGCGAGCGTGCGTACCTACGGCCAGGGCGACATCCTCGCCACGGTGGCCTACATGGAAGGCGAGCTCGGCCTGAAGACCATGGTGAACAAGGACATGATCGCCCAGGCCAACTTCGTGCTCAAGCAGATCATGCCCTTCTACGACCGCTACTGCTCGCCCTACTTCCAGGGCACGGACTACAACGCCGTGCATCACTGCATGCCCGGCGGCGCGACGTCCTCCTCGCAGGAAGGCGCCATGAAGCAGGGCTACATCCAGCTTCTGCCCTACATGCTGCGCTTCCTCGCCGCCATCCGTCAGATCGTGCGCTATCACGACGTGACGCCCGGTTCCCAGATCACCTGGAACACCTCCTTCCTCGCCGTGACCAACGCCTTCAAGCGCAGCGGTGAAAAGGGCGTGCAGGAACTCATCCGCGTGGCCGAGCTTGCCGCCGCCACGCCCGAAGATCAGGTGGACGACATCCTTCGCGAACAGCGCCTCGACATCTACCGCGACTGCAACGACGCCTTCAGGAATCTCCTGCTCGGCAAGTTCGGCCGCCTGCCTCTGGGCTTCCCCGAAGACTGGGTGTACGAGAGCGCCTTCGGCAGCGCGAGCTACCGTTCCGCCCTTGCCTCCCGCACCGAGGATTCTCCCCTCGAACACCTCAAGGACGTGAACATTGACGCCGAAGCCAGGGCCTGCGCCGACATCATCAAGCGCACGCCCAACGACGAAGAGCTGGTCATGTACCTGAACCACCCCGGCGACGCGGTGAAGACCATGCAGTTCGTGAAGAAGTACGGCGATCCCAACCGCCTGCCCCTGCATGTGTGGTTCGAAGGCCTCAAGCAGGGCCAGGAACTGCAGTTCACCGATTCCAGCGGCAAGCCTCACAAGATGACCATCTTCCGCGTCAGCCCCGTGAGCGACCACGGTACCGTGAGCGTGCGTTACAGCTTCGACTCCATCATCATCAGCCATGAAGTGAAGGTGGCCGAAGGCCGCATGGCCGCCGCCGACACCACCATGGCCGACGAAGACAACATCTACCACATCTCCGCCCCCTCCAACGGCGATTTGTGGGTGGTGTACGTCAAGCCCGGCGACATCGTGAAGGCCGGGGACGAGCTGTTCAACATCTCCATCATGAAGCAGGAAAAGGCCGTGCTCGCGCCCACCGACGGCATCGTCAAGCGCGTGCTCAAGACGGCCGACTACCAGACCACGCGCAAGATGATTCCCGTGCGCGAAGGCGAGCTCATCGTGGAACTCGGCCCCTGCCCCACCGTGTGCCCCAACCCCGAATGCGGAAAGCCCCTGCCTTCCGCAGCCATGAAGTTCTGCCCCTGGTGCGGCAGCGCCGTTTCTCAGGAAGAACAGAACTAAGCGCGTATAAACGCTGAATCATCCCCCGCCGGTTCATGCCGACGGGGGATTTTTTTTGCCCGGAGGGAGATAAAAAAGAAGGCCCGGAACTCATAAACCATGTAAGAATACAGGAACAGAAAAATCTCTATTCTTCAGCCGTCTTAAAAACATTCATATAAGCCGGAAACATCTTTTCTTGATCAACAGAGAACAACGGGATATCCCAAAAACAACAGCAATGCGTCATCCCTTTTATCCTAAAAAAAAGGACATATTATGAGTCAATGCATAAAAAACTTTGAAAAAGATCAGAATGTCATCAATTATTCCAAAAAAAACAACATCTTTGATTTTATATCTCTCAACGAGCTCGGCACATCTCAACTGATCGCATGGCTTCTTGATCCCGAAGAAAGCCACACGCTGGGAAATGCCTTTCTGAGAAAATTCATCAAGATGGTGAACCAGGCCCTGAAAAGCAACGCCTTTCTTGGCTCCGCCCGTCTGAGCGCCGAAGACCTCAAGTCCGCCACCATTCTTACGGAACAGAACATCGAACAGAGGGGAAAAACAGGGCGTCTCGACATTCTCATCGTCAACGACAAAACGTGCATCGTCATTGAAAACAAATTCGGCTCAAAAGAGCATAACAACCAGCTTTCTTTCTATAAAAAATATTTTTCCAATACGCGAAAAAACAAACTTGAAAAAACCTTTTTTGTCTATCTTGATATCAACATGAATATGTTTGAGATAGAAAAAATTGCTAAAATGGGCTGGATTCCCCTTGACTATTCTTGGATATCAGAATTTATTTCTGATCAAAAAAGCCATATTAAAGATCATAAAATAAAATATATACTAGAATCATTTTATTATGCCATTACCGATGAAAGCAATCTCGACAACTGCATAGACAAGCTATGCCTTAAATATTCAAACCTCATCGAACAAGTAAAAGAAATATCTGAAAATGACATTAAAGAATTCATATCAAAGAAAAAAGAATTTGATATTTCATTATATAATGCATATATAAAACATAAATACATTTTTGATATGTTAATAAAAAGATATAAGTATATCAACGAGATAAAAATCATAGACAAAATAAACAACCTTCACTTTCAAGGAAAAAACGGCTTACCCTATTATATACAAAAAAATTCGTGCATTTTCACAAGCGAAAGGATATCCGCTCATTCGGACAAAAACGACACATACTGGCCTGCGTACATAAAAATCTCGCTCTGTGAAAACAATACATATTCCGTACGGCTTTATGTCTATACGGCGGACATACGAAAGAATAAAAGAATGTCGCGCCTGCTTCTTGATGTCATCAAAGACATAACCAATAATCCGTCGTTTTCGTTCAGGGCATGGAATACCTATTGCATCATGTCTTACTCGGAGATTTCCTCACGGAGGCTGATGCCCGTTTTTGAAAAACAATGGAATGTCCTCATGATCATGCAAAAACTCTTCCTCAGGTAATTTTCCTCCGCTCTCCCTTCCTTTTGCCTGCGGAAACAGCTTGCGCCGGAAGTTCGCTCAAGGGCAACACAGCGAGAGACGGCGGAGTGTTCCGCAGGCACGCCGCAAGGGCATTCCTCCTTTGCCGGAGGAATATCTTCCTTTTCGGGAATGCGGAAAGACATACCGCCCCATACCTGCCCGCATGGAAGATATGCCGCACATGTCGCGGCGGGAGCGTCGACTCCCTGCACAAGGGGAGGGGGTGATGCCTGCCCTTACCGGACGGCCGCAAAGCGTGCCCCGTGCTTCGCCCCTGCCATGCAGACCTCTGAACAGCCCGGGAGGAGAACTCGTTTGCATCTTACGCCCCCCTCCTTCCGGGAGCGCCCGGCCCTACCCCTCGCCATGAGGTCTTTCACCTTCCCCTGCCCATACCTTCCCTGCGACCTTGCGTTTTTTGCTGCCGCCTTTTCCGGCAAAGAGAAGTTTCACCATGATTTATGCATAACACACGGTCATGATACCTTATCATGCAACGCGTGATGCGGGCGGCAAAACGCAGCCCGTTGCTCTGCCCGGGGCATGAACCTCCCTCCCGAAAGGCCGGGGCTTCGCGCAGAGGATACGCCGGCACGCAAGGCACGGAACACGCCCGCGAGAGCCTGAAAAGGCTCACGCGACTGCAGGGAAAAGGCCGCGCATCACGTTCTTCTGCCGAACGGCTTGAATATGCTGATGAAAACAACGGCGACAAGCACGCATATCTGCATAAGTCCGCCCAGACAGTACGGAAGCAGCACCGCCCGGTATTCCGGCGCAGCCATGGCCTCTTCCCCCAGCGTATGCGAAAGCGCAAGCATGGCCTGCTCTTTTCCGCCGAGCCATATGCCGAAGCCGATACACAGAAAAAGCACCACCCACTTCAACACTATCCAGCGATGCCGGAAAAATCCCCACTTCGTCAGGACGCCGTAGGCAAGCCCGGTCATAAAGCAAAGAAAGGCCCCCAGATTCACCACCACCCAGCGGTCGATGACATGGGCCGCGAGATCGGCTCCGTAAACGGCCTGCCCCGTAATCCAGCCCTGATACTTGGCTGCGGACAGAAGAAAAAGAGCCGTTCCTCCGCCCAGCCAGCAGCAGACGGATATGAGGTGCACGGCCTTGAGCACTTTTTGCGCAGCGGCACTCATGGTGTACATGGTCTTGCTCCTTTTTACGCCACCCTAGCACATCCGGCCCGCGCAGCGCAAAGGCCCATTTCCGCAGAAGACAGACGCCTTGCCGGGCATCGGAAACTCTGCCCGCCGGGCATCCCCATGAATTTCCCCAGGAAACGGCAGGCGTCCCTTCCGGCAGCAAAAACATTCCCCGCATTGCCCTCAGTCCTCTGCCCCTCTTCGACAGAACCGGCCGGACCGGCCCCTTCCCCGTTCGCGAAGTCAGAAAGCCCGCGCCGGAAAGCGGCACAACACATTGCCGCCATGCCCTCTTCCCCTTGCGCAGTGCCGGTTCAGACGGCACGCTGCCGCCCATTGCCCTTCACGGGAAATACCAGAGCCTGCCATGGGCCGAAGCTGCGTCACGGGGCGGAGGCGACGGCTTTTTCCAAAGCATACGGCGTTCCGCCGGGAAGCTCCCGCGCGAGGCGTCGTCCCCCTGCTTCTCCGGCGCACCTTCACGGCCGGGGCGCATCCTCCACGCGGACGGCGTAACGGGCAATGTGGGTTTCGCCGTTATCCTCCCACAGCACATAGCTCATCTGCGTCAGGGCGTACACGTCGCCCGCGGGGGTGAGGCTGCGGGCCTTCACGTCCTCCATCATGCGGGCAAAGGCCCGGGCATGGCTTTCCAGGTCGCCCTTATGAAACATGCAGGCATAGGTTCCGGCAGGAATGCGGCGCGTATCGCCCCTTTCCCCCTGCGTTGCACGGCGGAACACATACGCGGGCCGGAAGGCTCCGCGCAGGGCGTCCTCATGCGGAATGACGGAACCGAGGGGCAGGCCTGCGGAAGCGCCGTTTTCCGCCCACGCCCGCAGGGATTCGGAATAACATGCCACCAGCGAGGCGTGGCGGAGCATCCTTTCCGGTTCCACGGCATGGAAAAGCGCCCGTTCCGCCTTTCGCTTCTCGAAAAAAAGCGTGTCGAAGGCGGCGCGTTCCGCTTCTTCCGCCATGTCCACCATACGGCTCAACATGGCTATGCGGTCTTCGAGTCTTTTTTTCTCCTCCCGCAGCCGGACGAGGCGTTCCTGAAGAAAAGGAATATACCCGCCCCCGGCTTCGCGGCACCGCCGTATTTCTTCCAGCGAGCAGCCCGCATCCTTGAGCAGGGAAATCATGTCGAAATCGAAATACTGTTCCGCCCCGTAAAGGCGATAGCCGTTTTCCGCCACATGGCGCGGCTTGAGAATACCCTTTCTGTCGTAATGCAGCAGGGTTTCCCTTGTCGTGAGGCAGAGCCGGGCAAATTCCCCCGTGGGAAAGACGTTCCTGCTTTTCATAACTTCTTCTTGACCCTTGTCTTACCCCAGAGTTTATACTGAACGATGAACCCGTCAAACCCTTTTCCTGAAGGTCACCGCAAGGAGGTCGACTTCATGTTTCCATCCGCCTATGGCCCGCAACACGCGGCATGTGCGTATTTTTTCCTCTGCCCCGGCCTTGCCTACGGCATACTCACTTCCCGTATGCCCGCCCTCAAGGAACAGACGGGCGCAAACGAAGCGCAGATAGGTCTGCTTCTGTTCTGCATCGGTCTTTCCAGTCTGGTTGCGCTGCTTTGCAGCGGCAGAATCATTTCCCGGTGGAGCAGCCGTACCGTACTGCGTACAGGTTCGCTCATGCTGCTTCTTGCCGTGATTGTCGCCGCGCTGGCCCCCGATCCCCTGCTGCTCGGCGCGGCCTTCATCCCCGCAGGGCTGGGCATGGGCATGACAGATGTGGCCATGAACACGCAGGGCATACAGCTTGAATGCCGCTACAGACGCCCGTGCATGGCCTTCATGCACGCGGCCTACAGCCTGGGCGGCGTGGCGGGCGCCCTCGGCGGCGCGCTGTTCGCCGCCCTGAACCTCGGAGCCTTCATCAACGCCGCCTGCGTGCTCGGTCTATACGCCTGCCTGCGCCCCTGGGCCATGCCGCGGCTCATGGACGATATGCCCCCCGCGGACAACACGCCGCAGAAGGGCGCTTCCCCCGTGCCTCTTTTCGTCGTGCTCTGCGGGGTCGGGGCCATGTTCGCCTATGTGGCGGAAGGTTCCGTCGCAGAATGGGGAAGCCTGCTGCTCTTTACCGTAAAGGGCGCGGAAGAATCCACGGTGGCATGCGCCTTTGCCGTGTTCTCCGCCGCGACCGTGTGCTGCCGCCTCTTCGGCGACGGACTGCGGCGTCGCCGGCCCGATTCCTCCATCGTCTTCTTCGGCGGCCTGCTGGCCACGGTCGGCATGGCTCTCGTGCTGTTCTGCAAAAGCCCCCTGCTCTGCCTTGCGGGCTATGCCTGCATGGGCGCGGGGCTTTCGCCCATTGTTCCCATACTTTTCAGCCGCGCGGGAACCTGCCCCGGAGTCAGCCCCAGCCAGGCAAGCGCCGCAGTCTCCGTCCTTTCCTACGGCGGCATGCTCCTCTTTCCCCCCATGCTGGGCTTTCTCGCCCATGACTACGGGCTGGAAAAATCCCTGAGCACCATATTCCTCGTATGCCTCGTGCTTACCGCAGGTTCCGTCGTCCTCAGAAAAACGCAGCGGAAACGCGCCCGCTGAACGCCCGCCACGGCAGATCCGCGCCGAGAGCTACCCTCAGGGAGCCCCCATAAAAAGTTCCGACCGGGAAAGAGCGCTCCCCGGTCATTCTCTGTCCGCAGGGCTCATGAAAAAGCCCGTACCGGTTCTTCCGGTACGGGCTTTTTCCGAAGCACGGAAACGGCCCTAGGCTCAGGACTCATTAGTTGCCAAAAGGGTAAGAAGTTCTTATTGTCGGCATAGGGAGGATGCCATGAAGGAACTTTTTTATCTTTCTCATGAACAGATTGCTCGTATCAAACGCTACTTTCCTCGTTCCCATGGCATTCCGAGAGTCGATGACAGGCGTGTCGTCAGCGGCATTATCTATGTCATCAAGCACGGCCTGCAATGGAAAGATGCTCCGCGCGAGTATGGACCATACAAAACTCTCTACAATCGTTTTATCCGCTGGAGCCGATTGGGTGTCTTTAACAGGATTTTTGCGGAGCTTGTTGAGCAAAACGGCTCCACAACACGCTTGATGATTGATGCCACACATCTCAAGGCACACAGGACAGCAGCAAGTTTGCTGAAAAAAGGGGCCTTTCCCGATGTATCGGACGCACAAAAGGCGGCCTGAATTCAAAACTCCACGCTGTCTGCAATGCCTTCGGTCAACCGTTGGCCTTCCATCTGTCCGGCGGTCAGGTGAGCGACTACAAAGGCGCTGCTGTCCTGCTTGATACTCTGCCGCAGGCCGGGGAGCTTCTGGCGGATAGAGGCTATGATGCCGACTGGTTTCGTCATGCCTTGTCCCGTAAAGGAATCACGCCGTGTATTCCCGGCAGACACAGCCGGAAAACTCCGGTGGCCTATGACAAGGAGGTTTATAAGCAGCGGCACAAGATAGAAATCATGTTCGGCCGACTCAAGGATTGGCGCAGAATAGCCATGCGTTATGACCGTTGTGCCCACACGTTCTTTTCGGCTATTTGTCTCGCTGCCATTGTCATCTTTTATATTTAATGAGTCCTGAACCTAGGTTCATCTCGCTGTGGTTCATCACCCGCAAGGCTGTGACCGGAAGACCATGGCTGTTCACCTATACTTTTCTCGGCTCCATCATGCTGCTCGGCGGCCTGANTGTTTGGCCGACTCAAGGATTGGCGCAGAATAGCCATGCGTTATGACCGTTGTGCACACACGTTCTTTTCGGCCATTTGTCTCGCTGCCATTGTCATCTTTTATATTTAATGAGTCCTGAACCTAGAATGCCGTGAGCGCGTATAAAAAGAGGTCCATGATGGAGGTATAGCGGGTGAAGCCCTGAGGAATCTCGAACATGGACCGGGAGGACTGCTCCGCTGCAATGTTCATGAGCCACGCGCTCGCCGCATGGGTGGCGCGGGTTTCCTGCGAGGTGGCATGCATGGGGAAGGGAGAGAAGGCGTCGTTTTCCCATACTTCCAGCGTGAAGCGGTTCACGCTGCCCATAAAGCCCGCCTCGAACACCACGCGGCTCTTGCGGACGGGATAGCCCTGCCAGTTGTCCTTGCCGAGCGGCGTGTATTCCTTTTCCTGAAGGCTTATCATGCCCATGCTCTGCGGCATGACGGCCGCGGCCGCACTCTGCACAAGGTGTCGCCAGTTGCGCGGATCGCCCGATACCGGGATTTCCACATAGGCCTTCAGGCGGTAGGAAAGCACGCGCAGCATGTTCTGCTGCGTATCCACAATAAGCGCAAAGGCTCCGGCCGAGCCGAGATCCACATCCATGCGGGCATAGTGCCCGGACGACATGGCCGAACCGCAATGGCGCACCGCTCCGCCTTCCCGCCGGTATTCAATATCGGCACGAAAATCCGCATAGGTGGCGGCAAGCGCTTCCCCGCAGAAGAAAAACAGCCCGAGCAGGCACAACGCCGCGCGGGCGGCACGCTGAAACACGGTCATGGTCATTCTCCCCTTCCGGGTACGGACAGCGCCCCCGAAGCGCCCTGCATGAACACCGTCTGCATGGGGCTCGTCACGTCGGGCAGGCCCGAATAAAGATTATGGCCGATAAGACGCCAGCGATAGATTGTTCCCGGAAACACGGGGCGGTACACGAAACTGAACGCGGAACCGGAATTGTTCTCCCAGGCGTCGCGCGCGTCGATGCGGTACTGATCCTGCGCCAGGAAGGGACAGCCTTCGCAAAGTTCCCCGTCCACGGCCTGCATTTCCAGAACCATGTACTCCACATTCTGCGACGCCCCCGTTATCGCCCCCTGAAACGTGACGGCTCCGTCCGCCGCAGCCTCGGCGCTCAGCTCGCCGAAGGCAAACTCGTCCACCGAATAGTCGGGAATGGGCGCTCCCTTGCGCCCGCACCCCGCAAGCGCCAGCAGCAGACAAAGCGAAAAGGCCAGAAAAACGCCGAATCTTCTTCTCATCCGATATCCCTTTCGATATCCCTTGGGTTTGCTCCCCCGCTTAAATGCAGGACAGCCGCTCAGACCGGGCGCATTGCGCCCACGCCTACAACCGCTTTTTCGGCTCTCCCGCCTTTTCTGTCAAGATACCCGGGTGTTTTCTCCTTCGCCGGGCGACACCTTCCTCCGGGCAACACGAAGGCCCGTCTGCTCCAGACACACTGTACGGACGCGGAACCTGCACGCTTCGGGCCTTGCTTACGGCGGAAATGAATTCCGCCTGCGCGGCCCTTGCGGCCCGGCCGCCTGAAGGCTGGCCGGGGGCGACACCTTCTCCCGCGTGACGCAAAGGCCCGTCTGCTTCAGACACACTGTACGGGCACGGAACCTGCACGCCGCGGCTTTGCGCGGACGGCGGAAGTGAATTCCGCCTTCGCCCGCCTTGCGGCCCGGCCGCCTGAAGGCCGGCCGGGGGCGACACCTTCTCCCGCGGGACGCAACGGCCCGTCGGTTCTGGACACGCTGTACGGACGCGGAACCTGCACGCTTCGGGCCTTGCTTACGGCGGAAATGAATTCCGCCTGCGCGGCCCTTGCGGCCCGGCCGCCTGAAGGCCGGCCGGGGGCCCCCGAGCGTTGAAAAAACGTTATTCCTTTGTGTTAAGAAAACATTATTCCGCGTTGAGAAAACGTTATTCCTTGGCAAACGAAGGCAGAATACCAGGCAGGAAAGGATGTTCCCTGCGGTGAGAGATGCTTTGCCACTCGCAAACGGAGGCGGAACAAAACGGATACTTCGGCCTCTGCTGCCGGAAACCGGACAGGGCGTTAAAAAACTCTGTTTTGCAGGCACAGCATAAAAAAACGCAGGGGAACATGCTCCTCTGCTCCTTCAATCCCTTCCCTATGCACGACGCCCCGGCGAAGGCCGGGGCGGAGTGGCCTGCGTGGGCGGGTCCGAAGGAAACGCTCACACGGAGAGGGAAGCCCGCACGCGGAAGGCAAGCCTGCCCTTTTCGGCAAAAAGGCAGCTCCCGAAACGGCCCGGCCTTATGCCGCAAGCCGCAGAACGGCAAAAACACGAAGGAAGGGCGGCGTCCCCCACCTGAAAGCAGCAACAGGGCGGCAGCGAGCCTGAGGAAGGGCTTTGCCTGCCCTCCCCCACGGTTGCCCTGCCTATGACGGGGGTTCGGGGGAGATCATCTCCCCCGAAAAACTCTTTCCCCACCATTCCACAGGGCGTGCAAATCCCCGCTTTTCGATGTGCGGGCTGGCGCCCCGCGTGCCTTTCCTTTCTTCCTGCCTTTTCTCTCTTTCCCGGGACCTTGTTGCTGCGCCTACTTCTTGTTTTCAGGCGACGCAGGGGGGCGGCCCCAGAGGGTTTTCCAGTCGGAAAGGAGCTTCAGGGCTTCCATGGGGGTCATGGCGTCGGGGTCGACGGCGCGCAGGGCATCGAGCAGGGGGTGCTCTTCGGCCCGGGGCGCGGGAGCAGGCGCAGGTTCGGGGCGGGATGCGGGGCGGATATCGAGGCCGGGGAGAACGGCGGCCTCGAGCTTTGCCACACGGGCCTTGCCGCGGGCGGCCTCGAGCTGGGAGAGGATTTCGCGGGCGCGCTGCACCACGGAGGAAGGCACGCCGGCGAGGCGGGCGACCTCGATACCGTAGCTTCTGTCGGCCGGGCCGGGGATGAGGCGGCGCAGAAAGACGATATCGCCGTTCCATTCGCGTATGGCGATATTCATATTGCACACGCCGGGCAGGGTATTGGCGAGGCCGGTAAGCTCGTGGTAGTGGGTGGCGAACAGGGTTCTGATGCCGCCGCCGGCACGGCGGGAGAGTTCCTCGACCACGGCCCAGGCAAGGGCGAGGCCGTCGAAGGTGCTGGTACCGCGGCCTATTTCGTCGAGAATGACGAGGCTGCGCCTGCCCGCCTGGCGCAGGATGCGGGCGGTTTCCATCATTTCCACCATAAAGGTGCTCTGCCCCTGGGCGAGGTTGTCGGAAGCGCCCACACGGGAGAAGATGCGGTCCACCAGACCTATGCGCGCCTCGGAAGCGGGCACGAAGGAGCCCATCTGCGCCATGATGACGATGATGGCCGTCTGCCTGAGCACGGTGGACTTGCCCGCCATGTTCGGCCCGGTGATGAGCACGAGGCGGCGGGATTCATCCATGACGAGGTCGTTGGGAATGAAGGCGGAACGGCCCACCACGGCCTCCACCGAGGGGTGGCGGCCCTGACGGAGGGAAAGGTCCGCGCCTTCGTACAGTTCCGGCTTCGACCAGCCGTTCTTTTCCGCGGCGTGGGCCAGACTCTGCCAGAAGTCGAGCAGCGCGAGGGCCTCGGCCGCGGCGGTGAGGCGCGGCCTTGCCTCGGCCATGGTCACGCGCAGTTCCTGATAAAGGCGGTATTCCAGGCTCTTGCGCCGTTCGGAGGCGGTGAGCATCTTGTCTTCGAGTTCCTGAAGGGCCGGAGTGGTGAACCGGTCGCTGTTCACCAGACTCTGGCGGCGCTGGAAATACTCGGGAATGGGCGAGGTCTGCTGCGCGCGGGAAAGTTCGAAATAGTAGCCGAACACATGGTTGTAGCCCAGCTTCAGCCTGGGCATGGCGTTCTTTTTCTGCTCTTCCTGGAGCAGGGCCTGAAGACGGGATTCGCCGTGTTCCACAAGGTCGAGCAGCTCGTCGAGTTCCTCGCTGTAGCCCTGACGGAACAGCCCGCCTTCGGTAATCTGCGGGGGCAGATCGTCCCGCAGGGCGCGGGTGAGCAGGTCGGCCATGTCGTCCAGGCCGTCCCACTTCTTCACGATGTGGCGCACGGCCTCGGGCAGGGCTTCGCCCCGGCGGTCGTCCTCGGTGGAGAGGCGGTCCCCTTCGGGCAGGGTAAGCGCGTCGAGCACGGCGGGCAGGGAACGCAGGCTTTCCTTGAGCGCGGCGAAATCGCGCGGCTGACAGCGGTTCAGGGCGATGCGGGTGGAAAGGCGCTCCATATCATACACGCCGCGCAGCGCCTCGCGCAGGGCCTTGCGCACATCCTTGCGGGCAAGGAAGAATTCCACCGCCTCCTGCGTGCGGACAATGGGTTCCAGCCTGCGCCAGGGGCAGCGCATACGCTCTTCCAGCAGGCGGCCGCCCATGGGCGTGCGCGTATGATCCATGACGGACCAGAGCGTGCCCGCGCCGCGCTTGCCGTCCATACGGAAGAACAGTTCGAGATTGCGCTCGGTAATTTCGTCGAGAATGAGATAGCGGCCCTTTTCCAGAGGCCGGAACGGGGCAAGCTGCGCCGGGTCCTGCTTCTGCATCTGCTCAAGGTAGGCGATGAGCGCGCCGCAGGCCTGCATGAGCTGCGGGCTCTTTTCCAGCCCCAGAGCCGCGGCTTCCTGCACATGCTGGGCGGCAAGCACCCTTTCCTTTGCCTGCGGAAGCTCGAAATGGCTGCGGTAGGGCAGGCGCACCAGCTGTATGCCCGGCGTGGTGGAGAAGGAAAGCGGCACCTCGTCCCTGTCCGGCACGAGAAGTTCGCGCGGGGCCATCTTGAGCGCCCACTGCCTGAGTTCCTCCTCGCGGGAAGACTGCAGCCCCGTCCACGCGCCGGTGGATACGTCGAGCCAGGCAAAGCCCCCCGCTCCGGCGGCTTCATC from Mailhella massiliensis harbors:
- a CDS encoding PD-(D/E)XK nuclease family protein; the protein is MSQCIKNFEKDQNVINYSKKNNIFDFISLNELGTSQLIAWLLDPEESHTLGNAFLRKFIKMVNQALKSNAFLGSARLSAEDLKSATILTEQNIEQRGKTGRLDILIVNDKTCIVIENKFGSKEHNNQLSFYKKYFSNTRKNKLEKTFFVYLDINMNMFEIEKIAKMGWIPLDYSWISEFISDQKSHIKDHKIKYILESFYYAITDESNLDNCIDKLCLKYSNLIEQVKEISENDIKEFISKKKEFDISLYNAYIKHKYIFDMLIKRYKYINEIKIIDKINNLHFQGKNGLPYYIQKNSCIFTSERISAHSDKNDTYWPAYIKISLCENNTYSVRLYVYTADIRKNKRMSRLLLDVIKDITNNPSFSFRAWNTYCIMSYSEISSRRLMPVFEKQWNVLMIMQKLFLR
- the mutS gene encoding DNA mismatch repair protein MutS — encoded protein: MSENAPRLTPMYRQYLEIKKEYPDALLFYRMGDFYELFFDDAETAARELQLALTSRSRDEGGVPMCGVPWHSAETYISQLVEKGFKVAVCDQMEDPKQARGLVKRGVTRVVTGGTALDDANLEAKAHTYLGAFCWDEAAGAGGFAWLDVSTGAWTGLQSSREEELRQWALKMAPRELLVPDRDEVPLSFSTTPGIQLVRLPYRSHFELPQAKERVLAAQHVQEAAALGLEKSPQLMQACGALIAYLEQMQKQDPAQLAPFRPLEKGRYLILDEITERNLELFFRMDGKRGAGTLWSVMDHTRTPMGGRLLEERMRCPWRRLEPIVRTQEAVEFFLARKDVRKALREALRGVYDMERLSTRIALNRCQPRDFAALKESLRSLPAVLDALTLPEGDRLSTEDDRRGEALPEAVRHIVKKWDGLDDMADLLTRALRDDLPPQITEGGLFRQGYSEELDELLDLVEHGESRLQALLQEEQKKNAMPRLKLGYNHVFGYYFELSRAQQTSPIPEYFQRRQSLVNSDRFTTPALQELEDKMLTASERRKSLEYRLYQELRVTMAEARPRLTAAAEALALLDFWQSLAHAAEKNGWSKPELYEGADLSLRQGRHPSVEAVVGRSAFIPNDLVMDESRRLVLITGPNMAGKSTVLRQTAIIVIMAQMGSFVPASEARIGLVDRIFSRVGASDNLAQGQSTFMVEMMETARILRQAGRRSLVILDEIGRGTSTFDGLALAWAVVEELSRRAGGGIRTLFATHYHELTGLANTLPGVCNMNIAIREWNGDIVFLRRLIPGPADRSYGIEVARLAGVPSSVVQRAREILSQLEAARGKARVAKLEAAVLPGLDIRPASRPEPAPAPAPRAEEHPLLDALRAVDPDAMTPMEALKLLSDWKTLWGRPPASPENKK
- a CDS encoding MFS transporter — translated: MFPSAYGPQHAACAYFFLCPGLAYGILTSRMPALKEQTGANEAQIGLLLFCIGLSSLVALLCSGRIISRWSSRTVLRTGSLMLLLAVIVAALAPDPLLLGAAFIPAGLGMGMTDVAMNTQGIQLECRYRRPCMAFMHAAYSLGGVAGALGGALFAALNLGAFINAACVLGLYACLRPWAMPRLMDDMPPADNTPQKGASPVPLFVVLCGVGAMFAYVAEGSVAEWGSLLLFTVKGAEESTVACAFAVFSAATVCCRLFGDGLRRRRPDSSIVFFGGLLATVGMALVLFCKSPLLCLAGYACMGAGLSPIVPILFSRAGTCPGVSPSQASAAVSVLSYGGMLLFPPMLGFLAHDYGLEKSLSTIFLVCLVLTAGSVVLRKTQRKRAR
- a CDS encoding DUF2269 family protein yields the protein MYTMSAAAQKVLKAVHLISVCCWLGGGTALFLLSAAKYQGWITGQAVYGADLAAHVIDRWVVVNLGAFLCFMTGLAYGVLTKWGFFRHRWIVLKWVVLFLCIGFGIWLGGKEQAMLALSHTLGEEAMAAPEYRAVLLPYCLGGLMQICVLVAVVFISIFKPFGRRT
- a CDS encoding lipoprotein; translation: MRRRFGVFLAFSLCLLLALAGCGRKGAPIPDYSVDEFAFGELSAEAAADGAVTFQGAITGASQNVEYMVLEMQAVDGELCEGCPFLAQDQYRIDARDAWENNSGSAFSFVYRPVFPGTIYRWRLIGHNLYSGLPDVTSPMQTVFMQGASGALSVPGRGE
- a CDS encoding MerR family transcriptional regulator, whose product is MKSRNVFPTGEFARLCLTTRETLLHYDRKGILKPRHVAENGYRLYGAEQYFDFDMISLLKDAGCSLEEIRRCREAGGGYIPFLQERLVRLREEKKRLEDRIAMLSRMVDMAEEAERAAFDTLFFEKRKAERALFHAVEPERMLRHASLVACYSESLRAWAENGASAGLPLGSVIPHEDALRGAFRPAYVFRRATQGERGDTRRIPAGTYACMFHKGDLESHARAFARMMEDVKARSLTPAGDVYALTQMSYVLWEDNGETHIARYAVRVEDAPRP
- a CDS encoding IS5 family transposase (programmed frameshift), whose translation is MKELFYLSHEQIARIKRYFPRSHGIPRVDDRRVVSGIIYVIKHGLQWKDAPREYGPYKTLYNRFIRWSRLGVFNRIFAELVEQNGSTTRLMIDATHLKAHRTAASLLKKGAFSRCIGRTKGGLNSKLHAVCNAFGQPLAFHLSGGQVSDYKGAAVLLDTLPQAGELLADRGYDADWFRHALSRKGITPCIPGRHSRKTPVAYDKEVYKQRHKIEIMFGRLKDWRRIAMRYDRCAHTFFSAICLAAIVIFYI